The following proteins are co-located in the Toxotes jaculatrix isolate fToxJac2 chromosome 9, fToxJac2.pri, whole genome shotgun sequence genome:
- the crybb1l3 gene encoding crystallin, beta B1, like 3, with product MSHSGAQGSIGSHSAMGLRNYKIYLYECENFQGRRMDLFGECRNLCEKGFDRIGSIRVECGPWVGYEQQNMTGEMFMLEKGEYPRWDTWSNSYRCDRFMSVRPVRMDPQDHKICLYECTNFEGRKMEVCDEDIPSLWSYGFQDRVASIQVTGGTWVGYQYPGYRGYQYVFEMGPYKHWNEWGAHHPQIQSIRRVRDMQTHRRGCFEMTA from the exons ATGTCTCACTCAGGTGCTCAAGGCAGCATTGGCAGCCACTCTGCCATGGGGCTGCGCAATTACAAG ATATACCTCTATGAATGCGAGAACTTCCAAGGCCGTAGGATGGACCTGTTTGGAGAGTGCCGTAACCTGTGTGAGAAGGGTTTTGATAGAATTGGCTCCATCAGAGTAGAGTGTGGACC CTGGGTGGGTTATGAGCAGCAAAACATGACTGGCGAGATGTTCATGCTGGAGAAGGGAGAGTACCCCCGCTGGGACACCTGGTCCAACAGCTACAGGTGTGACCGCTTTATGTCGGTCAGGCCCGTCCGAATG gaTCCCCAGGACCACAAGATTTGCCTGTATGAATGTACAAACTTCGAGGGACGTAAGATGGAGGTGTGTGATGAGGATATTCCAAGCCTGTGGTCTTACGGTTTCCAGGACCGTGTTGCCAGCATTCAGGTCACTGGCGGAAC CTGGGTGGGCTACCAGTACCCAGGCTACCGTGGCTACCAGTATGTGTTTGAAATGGGCCCTtacaagcactggaacgagtgGGGAGCCCACCACCCCCAGATCCAGTCCATCCGCAGGGTGAGAGACATGCAGACGCACCGCAGGGGCTGCTTCGAGATGACCGCATAG